The following coding sequences lie in one Spinacia oleracea cultivar Varoflay chromosome 1, BTI_SOV_V1, whole genome shotgun sequence genomic window:
- the LOC110786738 gene encoding mannose/glucose-specific lectin has product MAQVIVKKQAVEYYGPYGSKLSQNYSLQLEDGERFKEVIVTSGSIVDSLGFVVAKRDGSTATYQFGGNGFHVNKMVLKDGEYITMITGTSGNYKYQTGNGVLIATLKIHTNLNVNGYGPFGKGIDVQNVEKFSSPNKSDVPAIVGFFGRNGRYLESAGVMIPKKQVIEIYGPYGSQLPENYRMQLQDGERFKEVIVRYGSIVDSLGLVVAKRDGTTATFQFGGPGFYEGKVVLKDGEYLTRISGTFGNSSKYLPDNGVLIATMTIHTNLNPNGYGPFGKGIDVENVEKYSSPTLTDGPIVGFLGRKGKFLESVGVMIQKEFPPKN; this is encoded by the exons ATGGCTCAAGTAATCGTCAAG AAGCAAGCAGTTGAATACTATGGGCCTTATGGTTCTAAATTGTCACAAAATTATAGCCTGCAACTAGAAGACGGGGAACGTTTCAAAGAAGTTATAGTAACATCTGGGTCCATTGTGGACTCACTTGGGTTCGTGGTAGCTAAGCGAGATGGGAGTACCGCCACTTACCAGTTTGGTGGCAATGGCTTCCATGTAAACAAG ATGGTACTCAAGGATGGAGAATACATAACAATGATCACTGGGACTTCTGGTAATTATAAATACCAAACTGGTAATGGTGTGCTGATTGCTACGCTGAAAATACACACAAATTTGAATGTGAATGGATACGGACCATTTGGAAAAGGCATTGATGTCCAAAATGTGGAGAAATTTTCATCCCCGAACAAGAGTGATGTACCTGCTATTGTTGGATTTTTTGGAAGGAACGGCAGGTATCTCGAATCTGCAGGAGTCATGATCCCAAAG AAGCAAGTGATTGAAATCTACGGGCCTTATggttctcagctcccagaaaaTTACCGCATGCAACTTCAAGATGGAGAACGTTTCAAAGAAGTTATAGTAAGGTATGGGTCCATAGTGGACTCACTCGGACTCGTGGTAGCTAAGCGAGATGGGACTACCGCCACTTTCCAATTTGGTGGTCCCGGTTTCTATGAAGGCAAG GTGGTACTCAAGGATGGTGAATACTTAACAAGGATTAGTGGAACCTTTGGTAACTCATCTAAATACCTCCCTGATAATGGTGTGTTGATTGCTACAATGACCATACACACCAATTTGAATCCAAATGGATATGGACCATTTGGAAAAGGTATAGATGTCGAAAATGTTGAGAAATATTCATCACCAACCCTGACTGATGGCCCTATTGTTGGATTTCTTGGAAGGAAAGGCAAATTTCTTGAGTCTGTAGGAGTCATGATCCAAAAG GAATTCCCACCAAAGAATTGA
- the LOC110786757 gene encoding protein FAR1-RELATED SEQUENCE 5: protein MVSIDLNVEPFIGEGTIVNSTTPTTPCPGMCFESGSEFFECCNRYAYMTGFELFVICSKIKKEYKDKGVSRVGIGELEARPHTMEMIRLKCKKGGVKSSVGSNVTGCNVFFYGKEKNGEFVVISCDLVHNHPLFPENSRMMVNYRSIDSATFDRVMINERAGVSISRNFGTQLIEKGGFDNITFNKKDLRNAIAVERRKTMFEKGDAVALEEYFKAQRDLNGDFYSSIERDEEGILKNAFWSDARSRGSCKYFGDVISFDTTFSSNRYRMPFAPFVGVNHHGRSIVFAAALISHEDTPSFVWIFEEWLKCMGKPPEGIITDQDKAIGRAISIVFPGVPHRLCLWHMLQNASRNLGKLDEWKSIDTLIRTAVHDMLDPEEFDEAWCLVMDKYNQRQGWMLDAYDKRRQWAPAYNRGKFWAGMSSTQRSEGMNRTFKIHVNLDCGLTQFIKNYEFCMKIKAEEESKDNHNSMDKPPRLDVDKSVLTEYVLHKVYTNEMFAAVVNERKGLTHTNVTKTNAIGSLVLYRADEKLTSPHWRKRFKSYVVKIDKVKGELSCSCQLFEFRGILCRHILKAMDVEDFQFIPEKYILDRWTKQVRSYECVRVSYYDPQETATLAKAKELSQRHNYLKELAMRNEAAYKLYTEGTDSLRLKMEDAVGIRKTGEGGDQSICWWDPEARNVFGRRRLRPRECNERALKRASQPAEDGAIKTPIDKRHVGRSKKGPYSIYNKSKKNQACNHAEIAANEELIRSTYGHIPSYRARQEHANNVQDARLHSSSIGPVLEDIPESSQINLSEDISQTFDYDTFEWNTRLGGRLTM from the exons ATGGTTAGTATAGACCTTAATGTTGAACCTTTCATCGGAGAAGGAACTATTGTGAATTCAACTACGCCAACCACCCCTTGTCCAGGAATGTGTTTTGAGTCCGGTAGTGAGTTTTTTGAATGTTGCAATCGTTATGCGTACATGACTGGTTTTGAGTTGTTTGTAATATGTAGTAAGATTAAGAAGGAGTACAAGGATAAGGGTGTTAGTAGAGTTGGTATTGGTGAGCTTGAGGCTAGGCCTCATACGATGGAGATGATCAGACTAAAGTGTAAGAAAGGTGGCGTGAAATCTAGTGTCGGGTCTAATGTTACAGGTTGCAACGTTTTTTTTTATGGTAAAGAGAAAAACGGAGAGTTTGTAGTTATTAGTTGTGATTTGGTGCATAATCATCCCCTATTTCCCGAAAATAGTAGGATGATGGTTAACTATAGAAGCATCGATAGTGCTACCTTTGATAGGGTAATGATAAATGAACGTGCCGGTGTTAGCATTAGTAGAAACTTTGGCACGCAATTGATAGAAAAGGGTGGTTTTGATAATATAACGTTCAACAAAAAAGATTTGAGGAACGCCATAGCTGTTGAACGTCGTAAAACCATGTTTGAGAAAGGGGATGCTGTTGCACTTGAAGAGTATTTTAAAGCACAACGAGATTTGAATGGCGATTTCTATAGTTCTATAGAACGAGATGAAGAGGGTATTTTAAAGAACGCATTCTGGTCCGACGCGCGTAGTAGAGGAAGTTGCAAATATTTCGGGGATGTGATCAGTTTCGACACCACCTTTTCTAGCAACAG GTATCGTATGCCATTTGCCCCGTTTGTTGGCGTCAACCATCATGGGAGGTCAATTGTTTTTGCTGCCGCTTTAATCTCACACGAAGACACTCCGAGTTTTGTTTGGATCTTTGAGGAATGGCTTAAGTGCATGGGAAAGCCTCCTGAGGGAATTATAACCGACCAGGACAAGGCAATAGGTAGAGCGATAAGCATAGTTTTCCCCGGGGTTCCTCACAGGCTTTGTTTGTGGCACATGCTACAAAATGCCTCTCGCAATCTCGGCAAGCTCGATGAATGGAAAAGCATCGACACGCTGATTAGAACCGCCGTTCATGACATGCTCGATCCCGAGGAGTTTGATGAGGCTTGGTGTCTTGTGATGGACAAATATAATCAACGTCAGGGTTGGATGCTGGATGCGTATGATAAACGTCGGCAGTGGGCACCAGCTTACAATAGAGGTAAATTTTGGGCTGGAATGTCCTCTACGCAACGAAGTGAAGGTATGAATCGCACATTCAAAATTCATGTAAACTTAGATTGTGGATTAACGCAGTTTATTAAAAACTACGAGTTCTGTATGAAGATAAAGGCAGAGGAAGAGTCGAAGGATAATCATAATAGTATGGATAAGCCTCCTAGACTTGATGTGGACAAGAGTGTGTTAACTGAGTATGTGTTGCATAAGGTATACACCAATGAGATGTTTGCTGCGGTTGTGAATGAGCGTAAAGGTTTAACCCATACTAACGTAACCAAAACCAATGCAATAGGGTCACTTGTATTGTATAGAGCAGATGAGAAACTGACCTCCCCTCATTGGAGGAAAAGGTTCAAAAGTTACGTTGTTAAAATAGATAAGGTAAAGGGGGAACTGAGTTGCTCATGTCAGTTGTTTGAatttaggggtattttatgtaggcacatactcaaagcaaTGGATGTGGAGGATTTCCAATTTATACCGGAGAAATATATACTAGATAGATGGACGAAGCAAGTTAGGTCGTATGAGTGTGTTAGGGTTTCATACTATGATCCTCAAGAAACCGCAACGTTAGCCAAAGCTAAAGAGCTTTCCCAAAGGCATAACTATTTGAAAGAATTAGCCATGCGCAATGAAGCTGCCTACAAGTTATATACGGAAGGCACTGATAGTCTTAGGCTGAAAATGGAGGATGCAGTCGGTATAAGAAAGACTGGTGAAGGAGGTGATCAGTCTATTTGTTGGTGGGATCCCGAAGCACGTAACGTATTTGGTCGTCGTAGGCTACGACCGAGGGAGTGTAATGAACGTGCCCTAAAGAGGGCATCTCAACCTGCTGAGGATGGTGCCATTAAAACCCCCATTGATAAGAGGCATGTTGGGCGGTCTAAGAAAGGACCGTATTCAATCTACAACAAATCAAAGAAGAACCAAGCATGTAATCACGCTGAGATTGCAGCGAACGAG GAACTCATAAGGTCTACTTATGGCCATATTCCTAGCTACCGGGCTAGGCAAGAGCATGCGAACAACGTTCAGGATGCCCGTTTACATTCCTCATCCATTGGACCTGTTTTAGAAGACATTCCTGAATCATCTCAAATAAATTTGTCCGAAGATATATCTCAAACTTTTGATTATGATACCTTTGAATGGAACACAAGACTTGGAGGAAGATTGACCATGTAG